The sequence CCCCAGAGGCCGACGGCGACCGCGATCCACCCGCCCGCCACGCTGACCACCGCGTAGACGGCGCTCAGGTCCCAGGTCCCGGCGCGGCCGAGGGCGTGGACCCCGTCGATGAGGTGGGAGAACGTGGTGAACCCTCCCAGGTAGCCGGTCACCAGCAGCGGCCGGGCGACGGGGTGCGGCCTGCCCTTGAGCAGGTACGACGTCAGGATCCCCATGAACAGGCAGCCCAGCATGTTCACCAGGAGGGTCCCCCAGGGGAATCCGTGCCGGGCTCCGGGCATCGCCTTGATGAGCAGATCACGTGCCAGCGCCCCGACCGCTCCTCCGATCGCGACGTCGAGGAGTGCCCGCGGCC is a genomic window of Actinomadura citrea containing:
- a CDS encoding fluoride efflux transporter FluC, with amino-acid sequence MGDPGRSVGRLLRREVAEASVLDRHRKGPPRHPGIRPRALLDVAIGGAVGALARDLLIKAMPGARHGFPWGTLLVNMLGCLFMGILTSYLLKGRPHPVARPLLVTGYLGGFTTFSHLIDGVHALGRAGTWDLSAVYAVVSVAGGWIAVAVGLWGGRLLPYRPTGPETGTPS